In Leishmania panamensis strain MHOM/PA/94/PSC-1 chromosome 18 sequence, the following proteins share a genomic window:
- a CDS encoding hypothetical protein (TriTrypDB/GeneDB-style sysID: LpmP.18.1170) yields MEQFMQPLEGIFRDGIPAPVLRAFAPLFQALPSLQERVEASRDCYYWRANPMKCLEEDIDTVTGFMQACEASFRMCPQQSATLLKCHMTEPARAVYFCRDEEWEWRSCLMDQTGIRFWPYANAPIGAPWSNGGQTEDFHLEDRFFYENFSFWRRRGAMLAVRERELEVAVQRKHWLDEQGDDTCLAAPKPTLAPIGINTKVN; encoded by the coding sequence ATGGAGCAGTTTATGCAACCGTTGGAGGGCATCTTCCGCGACGGCATCCCTGCCCCCGTGCTGCGCGCCtttgcccctctctttcagGCGCTGCCAAGCCTCCAGGAACGTGTAGAAGCATCTCGCGACTGCTATTACTGGCGTGCGAACCCCATGAAGTGCCTGGAGGAGGACATCGACACGGTCACCGGCTTCATGCAAGCCTGCGAGGCGTCCTTCCGCATGTGTCCGCAGCagtcggcgacgctgctcaaGTGCCATATGACGGAACCAGCGCGCGCTGTCTACTTCTGCCGTGATGAGGAGTGggagtggcgcagctgcttgaTGGATCAGACTGGCATCCGGTTCTGGCCGTACGCAAATGCTCCGATTGGCGCGCCCTGGTCGAATGGTGGGCAGACGGAGGACTTTCATCTGGAGGACCGCTTCTTCTACGAGAACTTCTCTTTCTGGCGTCGTCGCGGTGCAATGCTGGCGGTTCGCGAGCGTGAGCTAGAGGTAGCAGTGCAGCGCAAGCACTGGCTGGACGAGCAGGGGGACGACACCTGCCTAGCGGCACCAAAACCGACTCTAGCGCCCATTGGCATCAACACCAAGGTCAACTAA
- a CDS encoding hypothetical protein (TriTrypDB/GeneDB-style sysID: LpmP.18.1150) has translation MAPGQQAPSSMPPHLANQYDNNNTRQQSLPSGSANNTAPHQQSMSPQPQPNRNSNPTGNNGTATNGEDRGGVQEGQMVKMLATVEASTVSYVPATQVLTFYITSICDSLTYEIHTGVKEFVQEGIVLYRPNKPKMEPVKTEIRGPQENRRITLKLDVNSLEEKEKAFNKHYPKQMPCVIVLRYKTTELQKRDGDRDNNFEEEMQVEHTEHTCVDLAEKPKRRVISQTVTAGGSAYSVENLYGADNDGTTPATRSGGGAVMIGSTIEDDEDGLCVICLTNPKDTAVMPCRHMCMCKDCGEQLLKHKPVCPVCRAPISTLLHMPSLSNNTAAHTA, from the coding sequence ATGGCGCCAGGGCAGCAGGCTCCTAGCAGTATGCCACCGCACTTAGCGAATCAGTACGACAATAATAACACCCGTCAGCAAAGCCTGCCGAGTGGCAGCGCCAACAACACCGCACCGCATCAGCAGAGCAtgtcgccgcagccgcagccaaATAGGAACAGCAACCCCACGGGGAACAACGGCACTGCTACCAACGGAGAAGAtcgcggcggcgtgcaggaGGGTCAGATGGTCAAGATGCTCGCCACCGTAGAGGCATCCACGGTGAGCTATGTGCCAGCGACGCAGGTGCTCACGTTCTACATCACGAGTATATGTGATTCACTGACCTACGAGATCCACACCGGTGTGAAAGAGTTCGTGCAGGAAGGCATTGTGCTTTACAGACCCAACAAACCAAAGATGGAGCCTGTCAAGACGGAAATCCGTGGCCCACAGGAGAACCGCCGGATTACCTTAAAGCTTGACGTCAActcgctggaggagaaggagaaagcaTTCAATAAGCACTACCCCAAACAGATGCCGTGCGTTATCGTGCTCCGCTACAAGACCACTGAGCTGCAGAAGCGTGACGGCGACCGCGACAACAACTTCGAGGAAGAGATGCAAGTGGAGCATACAGAGCACACCTGCGTTGACCTCGCGGAGAAGCCGAAGCGCCGTGTCATCAGCCAGACTGTGACGGCGGGTGGCAGTGCCTACTCAGTAGAGAACCTTTACGGCGCGGATAACGATGGCACGACGCCGGCGacccgcagcggcggtggtgccgtgaTGATTGGCTCGACAatcgaggacgacgaggatggaCTGTGCGTGATATGCCTGACAAACCCGAAGGACACGGCTGTGATGCCGTGCCGCCATATGTGCATGTGCAAGGACTGCGGTGAGCAGCTGTTGAAGCACAAGCCTGTGTGCCCGGTGTGCCGCGCTCCGATTTCAACACTGCTGCACATGCCCTCACTGAGCAACAACACCGCCGCACACACTGCATAG
- a CDS encoding hypothetical protein (TriTrypDB/GeneDB-style sysID: LpmP.18.1120), with amino-acid sequence MQVGVYDRDDQMCQYEDCTEIDLLPARCSDCHKRFCSHHLSHGAHHCPAVTDVRVGTCPVCHRVVLLEYPRQNVDEAVSRHLDRGCRDVLQSSASYSSATAKRKLGQAGGRRLGGSAPVCSIQDCHEASETRVKCDQCGQTFCLQHRGPLQHHCRAAAAARSTVASSPSEQDAGVVMSPLGGKVVSVARLLTHPTNTPEKAVGKATELPSDMVTGLVCFLIPASVFKKSGPADCDKFEPVPSFFMFMPKKIALGRLLDTAVDRAAMNSPAVRTGKPWNLFAVTLPIHAETRAAYHPPLPLSTVVGKSPIGEVERAVLFLSPLQALPECAIEAVQNLERKKVLQSTSLSSSQGCQVM; translated from the coding sequence ATGCAGGTGGGCGTGTATGACAGAGATGATCAGATGTGTCAGTATGAGGACTGCACAGAGATTGATCTGTTGCCTGCCCGGTGCTCCGACTGCCACAAGCGATTCTGCTCCCACCACCTTTCCCACGGGGCACATCACTGCCCAGCTGTGACGGATGTGCGGGTCGGGACGTGCCCCGTATGCCATCGTGTGGTACTGTTGGAGTACCCGCGCCAAAATGTGGACGAGGCGGTGTCCCGGCACCTTGATCGCGGGTGCCGCGATGtgctgcaaagcagcgcatcgtacagcagcgcgacggcgaagaggaagCTCGGTCAGGCGGGCGGTCGCCGCTTGGGCGGCTCGGCGCCGGTGTGCAGCATCCAAGACTGTCACGAGGCCTCCGAGACGCGCGTGAAATGTGATCAATGCGGTCAAACATTCTGCCTTCAGCACCGCGGGCccctgcagcaccactgccgcgctgctgccgccgcgcgcagcaccgtcgcaTCCTCCCCTTCGGAGCAGGATGCAGGCGTGGTAATGTCTCCACTGGGAGGCAAGGTGGTATCCGTGGCACGCCTTCTCACCCACCCTACCAACACTCCCGAAAAGGCGGTGGGCAAGGCGACAGAGCTCCCCTCAGACATGGTGACAGGCCTCGTGTGCTTCCTCATACCCGCCTCTGTTTTCAAGAAGAGCGGCCCCGCTGACTGTGACAAGTTCGAGCCAGTGCCCTCCTTTTTCATGTTTATGCCGAAGAAAATAGCATTGGGTCGTCTTCTGGACACGGCTGTAGATCGTGCCGCCATGAACTCACCCGCCGTGCGCACCGGGAAGCCGTGGAACTTGTTCGCCGTCACGCTGCCCATCCATGCCGAGACCAGGGCGGCTTACcatccccctcttccactcTCAACAGTGGTGGGAAAAAGTCCCATCGGCGAGGTGGAGCGCGCTGttctgtttctctcgccGCTCCAAGCCTTGCCGGAGTGCGCGATTGAGGCAGTGCAGAACttggagaggaagaaggtgctgcagtcgaCATCGTTGTCATCCAGTCAGGGATGCCAAGTGATGTGa
- a CDS encoding hypothetical protein (TriTrypDB/GeneDB-style sysID: LpmP.18.1160) → MGYDSCATCCAVFSLLGIVHLVLFGRMFSEKAISFAIIAVENGWDGEKKAKACYNGAIIYTATLFLSVLARVYFRRNDAAKAALLYAQRAEEIQGLLVPPTLSTGSTQY, encoded by the coding sequence ATGGGGTACGATTCGTGTGCCACATGCTGCGCAGTCTTCTCGCTGCTGGGGATCGTACACCTCGTGCTCTTCGGCCGCATGTTCAGCGAGAAGGCAATTTCGTTCGCTATTATAGCCGTAGAGAACGGGTGGGACGGCGaaaagaaggcgaaggcgtGCTACAATGGGGCCATCATCTACACAGCGACGCTCTTCTTGTCCGTCCTGGCCCGCGTGTACTTCCGCCGTAATGACGCCGCCAAGGCAGCGCTTCTTTACGCCCAGCGTGCTGAGGAGATTCAGGGGCTCCTCGTACCACCAACCTTGTCGACAGGCTCTACTCAATACTGA
- a CDS encoding hypothetical protein (TriTrypDB/GeneDB-style sysID: LpmP.18.1180): protein MRPASTVAQQRCTPAFSPVSGPSLPAATAPAVSFANTTTSTPPIRGIPIFTKLHRSSDWASASPLSSASPLRLSWEEYGRLQLQDEAVWWYHCCSALEQQLSKVQDAFNRQSRLLTAQWRDDGGNAACAKSSADGTCGSSVEAAAAEATARSPSRPGATLTSRSPATLHRTYAYPETEDDYYTGQTTKRDQRVGSEDSQHCPSEGRKRVRVDSKAPPRGPTLNQLAEGEMQYRIPKAYPVTAEDEDPAQDRAKHCVSSQVRRGPTEAGVTAASSSPSLLRISVGLQTDDLAPVNASFAHETRESPAAGLLSAFTEATREDSSCLPSTPGPSAIMSRQCIAAMEEVEMLRVRVDAAERRSKELQELCAAQELRCDDLETQLLGKEEQLLRVEQREPWPTTTPRSGDGPGMQLDAAAKSLLSVELNPLIVQARELLILVHPDSDGASREPALLAAKEVGAAQATGTDNGLCSAFDDFTAPCSTSSSPRLPSAESSLHLERDVAHLALLLTQVRSAVIDFSQRFAALQAELDVVRADRNELIGEQSEQVRLLQEQLLEKDTAQWRLLEDLHEAQEQLTVATAQAMLAPADGATDRKESTALQDQGNRGGHSEEGAVALASSSTAQLNSPPVCDAVADVAQRPSPQLENSAACHANIADTSAAEVAALQEQLAQVRAAAAAGQEAQRRVLSERLEKAELQLKETRLRAEDEYDRMSGTIEALTRELADTKEALRVKEVSLRIALRESFSPPLLITAQGGKTMRNSVVAGAPVAEGLVQGAASSTLPLSMQPLYMTSRGSAASSSSPRLEREDTRTSTSPSPPITLHLQNATGTGEQVRDVADTDEDGGWLGLASAKARKAHLRFEDDGTLRTLPSAIVISEEDSEEVLGRTGQLVFPSATALTRPITVTATKTSSSREKSSRGLSVSTGGGSQDATSLPRGRSDANAAMLEQGSTAEETEPRKETLPTPPQPARAHIPLATQEEDSATAAFEEECTISSSLSWREQKKSASARCVDTVADEELLLPPPLRSPLFRTPTSSASPSPGQQRRTPPPHRQERTHGARLGINASLSQGREEQHGPPRPSQHGPRNSSSELSAQPLPLEKKLRQFLSVLSAPSSPFEKAVKGGRHSLPTSPAMLTWRSTPHSSSDVKAASNNVIPRDVMGAALPTAGSRAVMVMDRDETTPGRTPLSLYSPSALPSPGSTSTASRPSPTLLSGSPHSAEVTARHVQASLWRHREAWQQQELILHSLRSSPSP from the coding sequence ATGCGTCCTGCCTCCACCGTCGCTCAGCAACGGTGTACGCCAGCTTTTTCCCCAGTGAGCGGCCCATCGTTACCAGCCGCTACCGCCCCTGCTGTATCCTTTGCAAATACAACAACCTCAACGCCGCCTATTCGTGGCATTCCCATTTTCACAAAGCTGCATCGTTCTTCTGACTGGGCGTctgcctcgccgctctcatccgcgtcgccgctgcgcctgtCTTGGGAAGAGTAcggccgcctgcagctgcaggacgaAGCGGTGTGGTGGtatcactgctgcagcgcgctggagcagcagctgagcaaAGTACAAGACGCTTTCAATCGACAGTCGAGGCTACTGACTGCACAGTGGCGGGATGACGGCGGTAACGCTGCGTGTGCGAAGTCGAGCGCTGATGGCACGTGTGGGTCTTCAGTcgaggcagctgcggcggaaGCCACTGCAAGATCACCCAGCAGGCCAGGCGCCACACTCACAAGTCGGTCACCCGCCACCCTTCACCGTACGTACGCGTACCCCGAGACTGAGGACGATTACTACACAGGCCAGACGACGAAGCGCGATCAGCGAGTTGGCTCAGAGGACTCTCAGCACTGCCCGTCAGAGGGCAGGAAACGAGTGCGCGTGGATAGCAAGGCGCCACCTCGCGGGCCGACGCTGAACCAGCTGGCGGAGGGTGAGATGCAGTATCGAATTCCCAAGGCGTATCCTGTCACCGCGGAGGACGAGGATCCTGCTCAGGATCGCGCCAAGCACTGCGTTAGCtcgcaggtgcgccgcggtCCCACGGAGGCAGGCGTCACTGCAGCCTCGTCATCACCGTCATTGTTGCGCATTTCCGTGGGTCTGCAAACCGACGACTTGGCGCCTGTCAACGCATCGTTCGCTCATGAGACTCGTGAGAGCCCTGCGGCAGGTCTCCTTTCAGCCTTTACTGAGGCCACAAGAGAGGACTCTTCGTGTCTCCCATCTACGCCGGGGCCATCGGCGATAATGTCGAGACAGTGTATTGCGGCGatggaagaggtggagatgcTGCGCGTACGCGTGGACGCGGCGGAGCGAAGGTccaaggagctgcaggagctctGTGCTGCCCAGGAGCTCCGGTGCGACGACTTGGAGACGCAGCTGCTTggcaaagaggagcagctgtTGCGCGTTGAGCAGCGGGAGCCGTGGCCCACGACCACGCCGCGCTCTGGTGATGGCCCGGGCATGCAGCTTGATGCTGCGGCCAAGTCTTTGCTTTCAGTAGAACTCAACCCTTTGATTGTGCAGGCTCGAGAATTGCTGATTCTCGTGCATCCAGACAGTGACGGCGCATCACGCGAGCCAGCTCTCTTGGCAGCGAAAGAGGTGGGCGCCGCGCAAGCGACAGGCACTGACAACGGCCTCTGCAGTGCTTTTGACGACTTCACTGCACCTTGCTCGACGAGCTCGTCTCCCAGGTTGCCCAGCGCCGAGTCGTCTTTGCATCTTGAGCGCGACGTCGCGCACCTCGCCTTGCTCCTCACAcaggtgcgcagcgccgtcatcgACTTCTCGCAACGGTTTGCTGCGCTGCAAGCGGAGCTCGATGTTGTACGAGCAGACCGCAACGAGCTGATTGGAGAGCAGAGCGAGCAAGTGCGTTTGCttcaggagcagctgctcgagaaGGACACAGCGCAATGGAGGTTGCTGGAGGACTTGCACGAGGCTCAGGAGCAACTGACTGTCGCAACGGCACAGGCAATGTTGGCGCCAGCAGACGGTGCCACGGACCGAAAAGAGTCCACCGCGTTACAGGATCAGGGGAATCGAGGAGGGCACAGCGAGGAAGGCGCAGTTGCGCTGGCTTCCAGCAGCACAGCTCAGCTGAACTCTCCCCCTGTCTGTGACGCGGTGGCAGACGTGGCGCAAAGGCCGTCTCCACAACTGGAGAACTCTGCTGCTTGTCACGCCAACATCGCAGACACGagtgcggcagaggtggcggccTTACAAGAGCAGCTGGCGCAAGTgcgagccgccgctgcagccgggcaggaggcgcagcgccgcgtctTATCGGAGCGgttggagaaggcggagttgcagctgaaggagacgCGACTGCGTGCCGAGGACGAGTACGACCGCATGTCGGGCACCATAGAGGCACTTACGCGGGAGCTGGCTGACACCAAGGAGGCGTTGCGAGTAAAGGAGGTGTCGTTGCGGATTGCGTTGCGCGAGTCGTTTTCTCCACCGTTGCTAATAACTGCCCAAGGTGGCAAGACAATGAGGAACAGCGTAGTTGCCGGTGCACCTGTCGCGGAAGGGCTGGTACAGGGTGCTGCATCCTCGACTTTGCCGTTGTCGATGCAGCCCCTGTACATGACGTCGCGTGGATCTGCTGCTTCGTCTTCGTCGCCAAGGCTGGAGCGTGAGGACACACGTACGAGTAcgtcaccatcgccgccCATTACTCTCCACCTTCAGAACGCAACCGGCACGGGGGAGCAGGTGAGGGACGTAGCGGACACggacgaggacggcggcTGGCTTGGGCTCGCATCGGCAAAGGCGAGAAAAGCACACCTGCGCTTTGAGGATGACGGCACGTTGCGCACCCTCCCTTCAGCCATCGTGATCAGTGAGGAGGACAGTGAGGAGGTGCTCGGGCGCACCGGCCAGCTTGTGTTTCCGTCTGCAACAGCTCTCACCAGGCCCATCACGGTGACAGCGACAAAGACGTCATCTTCGCGAGAAAAGTCATCCCGAGGCCTGTCAGTGTCCACAGGTGGAGGCAGCCAAGACGCCACTTCGTTGCCTCGGGGGCGCAGTGATGCCAACGCTGCGATGCTGGAGCAGGGCAGCACAGCGGAGGAAACAGAGCCACGAAAGGAGACTctgccgacaccgccgcagccTGCCAGAGCCCATATACCCCTCGCCACGCAAGAAGAAGACTCTGCGACAGCTGCCTTCGAGGAGGAATGCACCATCTCGTCGTCACTGTCGTGGcgggagcagaagaagagcgccTCTGCTCGTTGTGTGGACACCGTTGctgacgaggagctgctgctgccgccgccgctgcgcagcccgCTTTTCCGCACCCCGACATCGTcagcgtcaccgtcgcccggacagcagcggcgtacACCTCCACCGCACCGCCAGGAGAGGACACATGGGGCTCGTCTCGGCATCAATGCATCCTTGTcacagggaagagaagaacaacacGGGCCACCACGACCTTCTCAGCACGGGCCGCGCAACAGCTCCTCTGAACTCTCCGCGCAGCCGCTTCCACTGGAGAAGAAGCTGCGCCAGTTTCTTTCAGTGCTCTccgctccctcttcgcccttcGAGAAGGCAGTGAAGGGGGGCAGACACTCATTGCCAACAAGCCCGGCTATGCTCACGTGGCGATCTActccgcacagcagcagtgatgtGAAGGCCGCATCCAATAATGTCATTCCGAGAGACGTAATGGGCGCTGCTCTTCCCACCGCTGGCAGCAGGGCTGTGATGGTAATGGACCGCGATGAGACAACCCCGGGCCGAACGCCGCTCTCGCTCTATTCTCCAAGCGCATTGCCGTCTCCGGGGTCCACATCGACTGCTTCAAGGCCGTCGCCGACACTCCTGTCCGGCTCTCCGCACTCCGCCGAGGTGACGGCACGCCACGTGCAGGCGTCGCTTTGGCGTCACCGGGAGgcctggcagcagcaggagctcatTCTGCACTCGTTACGGAGCTCCCCTTCCCCGTGA
- a CDS encoding ras-related protein rab-5, putative (TriTrypDB/GeneDB-style sysID: LpmP.18.1130) gives MNTHPPQLMEATSAKIVMLGESGAGKSSIALRFARNEFLANQETTIGAAFLSKTVMMPPARGAAAAPGGAASAHALQQQMRVLKYEIWDTAGQERFRSLAPIYYRGACGALVVYDITNSESLKKAQTWIKELRANADPSLIIVLVGNKKDLESLRQVPFEDGQRLAAEEQLAAFYETSAKDNNNVEQVFLDLAGKLLDQGLGNRGGATGGARGGVIAPRGERVEQHNESAAQSTCC, from the coding sequence ATgaacacacacccacctcAGCTGATGGAGGCTACGTCCGCGAAGATCGTGATGCTCGGTGAGTCTGGTGCCGGCAAGAGCTCCATCGCGCTTCGCTTTGCGCGGAATGAGTTCTTAGCCAACCAGGAGACCACTATCGGCGCTGCCTTTCTGTCCAAGACGGTGATGATGCCACCggcgcgcggcgccgcggccgccccAGGCGGTGCGGCTTCTGCTCAcgctcttcagcagcagATGCGCGTACTCAAGTATGAGATTTGGGATACGGCGGGTCAGGAGCGCTTCCGCTCTCTTGCCCCGATTTACTACCGCGGTGCCTGCGGTGCTCTTGTCGTGTACGACATCACGAATAGCGAGAGCCTCAAGAAGGCGCAGACTTGGATCAAGGAGCTCCGTGCCAACGCAGATCCGTCACTGATTATTGTACTCGTCGGAAACAAGAAGGATTTGGAGTCTCTGCGGCAGGTGCCCTTCGAGGATGGACAGCGTCTCGCAgccgaggagcagctcgCTGCCTTCTACGAGACATCTGCAaaggacaacaacaacgtTGAGCAGGTTTTTCTCGATTTAGCTGGGAAACTCCTCGACCAGGGCCTGGGCAACCGCGGCGGGGCTACTGGAGGTGCACGCGGTGGCGTGATAGCACCACGTGGCGAGCGTGTAGAGCAGCACAACGAGTCAGCCGCCCAGTCTACGTGCTGCtga
- a CDS encoding hypothetical protein (TriTrypDB/GeneDB-style sysID: LpmP.18.1140), whose product MTTDALLARAHQQPLPPEQQQVHTRPAEGDVQPRRTSGAISSILGRPPPAPQVATNTFAEPSGGSYLYSYPTPQRDSPASSSLVVPGRHPSLSPTSTVDYIEIEHKQNELRHAVEHHVQSLERSLALRDEEVATLSSRLRKLEEDYQFNYNLIAERDAALEEASGQLQRLYRELKRLTEESTHMEKQIDTADNEIRAARQRVREVEEERDAAVRQVQRDYTIKERHLAEAVRAKEAALEKEQAEQHAWYKERAKALEEERAVMADRSALVSIETEDRFKQQVARLQSEVAVLQQALKDARQQKANTEKRIVAMEEANTALTHESVVAQQRHETFAQEAALTKRDLEDRLVRVVGDAEKRVLAAEATAREEAGRASCTELERTRLQSMLAGAQERLQLLTTRYDEDVARFTKERQQLLKSSDEAMAATTSAEQALHDTKREMEQQRRLAAEEATRLRREVERAQEMSEAIHQELVTAQESSREWKAQAQSLEAEVRRWKTEENKTATNGRLECSAWEEKCRQAEHQVQLLQEVTQQAKKTQQGAVEQAQAEVVRLTRELHASEAARRALEDQYHLQEDYRDGRDGLQMLRMEREQLQKRVAELEQTNAEVRLQVANFAAELQNDPVIKAAKETQQRAVALQQELEQARAEIQLLQDSLRDKDEGLVRLQTEMLRVQVLVAGDETESPPLDMQTHLATGASTLTDHVSRALQRRQQQMRSEYSRMRESYEEMVRELDRQRRRRRRPAQPSRTASVTSSSSTNSSSARGAKLSERHRKGGDGGPSAAPGASVPPALPDSKTAHLLQESEVWRQRCVQLEQQLLTVLRERDRLKKELQLAKQDVVALGAEKASLVDLNSLLKAQLREAYRLRLGDTNTRLVRGPTTTTPAASAPDVRISPQLLAAALQALEEGTAAGDDTESRPRVCSAASAEATLTQHRSRAEEASGMKGPPVVHSTRGYAGASSPSIASRSISAQQAQERLTTLEHEIEVAREQLATAARMRPQCPDGQAVIRRGSAAVRHYGLSD is encoded by the coding sequence ATGACCACAGATGCCCTGCTCGCGCGCGCTCACCAGCAACCACTACCACcagagcagcaacaggtTCACACACGCCCTGCTGAAGGCGATGTGCAGCCTCGGCGCACGTCAGGGGCCATCTCTTCCATCCTTGGGCGTCCTCCGCCGGCACCACAAGTTGCTACGAACACCTTCGCCGAGCCTTCGGGTGGCTCGTACTTGTACTCCTATCCCACCCCGCAACGCGACTCCCCTGCGTCTTCCTCCCTAGTAGTGCCTGGGCGGCACCCCAGCCTCTCTCCGACATCAACTGTGGATTATATTGAGATCGAGCACAAACAGAACGAGCTGCGTCACGCGGTGGAGCACCACGTGCAGTCCCTGGAGCGCTCTCTCGCCTTGCGTGATGAAGAAGTGGCTACTCTGTCGTCGCGGCTGCGCAAGCTCGAGGAGGACTACCAGTTCAACTACAACCTCATAGCAGAGCGGGAtgctgcgctggaggaggcgtcgGGGCAGCTTCAGCGGCTCTACCGCGAACTGAAGCGCCTCACAGAGGAGTCGACACACATGGAGAAGCAGATCGACACCGCAGACAATGAGATCAGGGCGGCTCGGCAGCGTGTACgtgaggtggaagaggagcgtGATGCTGCGGTACGGCAAGTGCAGAGGGACTACACAATCAAGGAGCGTCACCTAGCAGAGGCGGTACgtgcgaaggaggcggcgcttgagaaggagcaggcggagcagcacgcGTGGTACAAGGAGCGAGCCAAGGCGttagaggaggagcgcgccgTCATGGCTGACCGCAGTGCTTTGGTGTCCATAGAGACGGAGGACCGCTTCAAGCAGCAGGTAGCTCGACTACAGTCGGAggtagcggtgctgcagcaggcgctgaagGATGCACGCCAACAGAAGGCAAACACCGAAAAGCGTATTGTagcgatggaggaggcgaacaCCGCCCTCACGCACGAGTCTGTCGtagcccagcagcgccacgagaCTTTCGCACAGGAGGCTGCACTCACCAAGAGGGACTTGGAGGATCGACTTGTGCGAGTTGTCGGCGACGCTGAAAAGCGCGTCCTCGCAGCAGAGGCGACTGCGCGGGAAGAGGCGGGCCGCGCCTCGTGCACAGAGCTAGAGCGCACTCGCCTGCAATCAATGCTGGCAGGGGCGCAGGAGCGTTTGCAGCTCCTCACTACGCGCTACGATGAGGACGTCGCCCGCTTCACaaaggagcggcagcagcttctcaAGAGTAGCGACGAGGCGATGGCGGCCACCACTTCAGCAGAGCAGGCATTGCACGACACGAAGCGGGagatggagcagcagcgccgcctggctgcggaggaggctaCACGTCTTCGCCGTGAGGTCGAGCGTGCTCAGGAGATGTCTGAGGCAATCCACCAGGAGCTCGTGACCGCGCAAGAAAGCTCTCGCGAGTGGAAGGCACAGGCGCAGAGCCTTGAGGCCGAGGTGCGTCGCTGGAAGACGGAGGAGAACAAGACGGCGACCAATGGGCGGCTGGAGTGCTCTGCGTGGGAGGAGAAGTGTCGGCAGGCCGAACATCAggtgcagcttctccaggAGGTGACTCAGCAGGCTAAGAAGACTCAGCAAGGCGCGGTGGAGCAGGCGCAGGCCGAAGTAGTGCGGCTCACGCGCGAGCTTCACGCCAGCGAGGCGGCACGTCGCGCTCTGGAGGATCAATATCACTTGCAGGAAGACTACAGGGATGGGCGGGATGGGCTTCAGATGCTGCGCATGGAGAGGGAACAGCTTCAGAAGCGCGTGGCGGAGCTTGAGCAAACCAACGCCGAAGTGCGACTGCAAGTGGCCAACTTTGCTGCTGAACTGCAGAATGACCCGGTCATCAAGGCCGCCaaggagacgcagcagcgcgctgtagcgctgcagcaggagctggagcaggCCAGGGCGGAGATACAGTTGCTGCAGGACTCGTTGAGGGACAAGGATGAGGGGCTGGTGCGACTGCAAACTGAGATGCTGCGCGTGCAAGTGCTCGTCGCTGGCGACGAAACAGAGTCGCCTCCTCTCGACATGCAGACCCACCTCGCCACTGGCGCTTCCACTCTCACTGATCACGTCtcgcgtgcgctgcagcggcggcagcagcagatgcgtTCTGAGTACAGCCGTATGCGCGAATCATACGAGGAGATGGTTCGCGAGCTTGACCGACAGCGACGTCGCCGGCGCAGGCCTGCGCAACCTTCGCGCACTGCATCAGTgacctcgtcgtcctcgacgaACTCTTCATCCGCTCGGGGCGCCAAACTTTCAGAGCGACATCGCAAgggaggggatggggggcCGTCGGCTGCCCCGGGCGCCTCCGTACCGCCAGCACTTCCCGACTCCAAAacggcgcacctcctgcaggaGTCAGAGGTGTGGCGTCAACGATGCGTGCAACTGGAACAGCAACTGCTCACCGTACTGCGTGAACGCGACCGTCtcaagaaggagctgcagctggccaaGCAGGACGTGGTGGCACTCGGCGCCGAGAAGGCTTCTCTGGTGGACCTTAACTCGCTCCtgaaggcgcagctgcgggaggCATATCGGCTGCGTCTCGGCGACACCAACACTCGTCTGGTTCGAGGACCCACCACGACCACTCCCGCCGCCAGTGCCCCCGACGTACGCATCTCCCCTCAGCTGTTGGCCGCAGCTCTCCAGGCATTAGAGGAGggcactgctgccggtgaCGACACAGAAAGCAGGCCTCGCGTGTGCAGTGCGGCGAGTGCAGAGGCGACCTtgacgcagcaccgctcACGCGCCGAGGAGGCTTCGGGGATGAAGGGGCCGCCTGTTGTACACTCCACCCGTGGCTATGCCGGGGCATCGTCCCCCTCCATCGCTTCGCGATCCATCtcagcgcagcaggcgcaggaaCGTTTGACCACGCTAGAGCACGAGATAGAGGTAGCTCGTGAGCAGCTCGCTACCGCCGCTAGAATGAGGCCGCAGTGCCCAGATGGTCAGGCGGTGATTCGCCGTGGTAGCGCGGCTGTGCGGCACTATGGTCTCAGTGACTGA